A single window of Psychrobacter raelei DNA harbors:
- the murC gene encoding UDP-N-acetylmuramate--L-alanine ligase, with protein MSKSALPKRLIEIPEMRRIKSIHFIGVGGAGMCGIAEVMKNQGYGVSGSDIKESPVTKRLQSLGIEVFIGHDSKNIANADVVVVSSAIDRENPEIQAALKAQLPVVRRADMLGELMRYRHGIAVAGAHGKTTTTSLLTMMMTEAGFDPTYVIGGKLNASGKNASLGESRYLIAEADESDASFLTLHPMAAIVTNIDQDHMDTYGNSFDKLKAAYIQFLQNMPFYGLAVVCGDDKELFDMIDDIGRPVLTFGLEPHNNVQATNVRVDGTKTHFTVLRKDREPLELTLNIPGQHNVLNALAAITMATDEGVNDDAIKRALAKFAGVGRRFEQQACVAKDDGDVLLIDDYGHHPVEVAATIKAARASYPERRLVMLFQPHRYSRTRDCYDDFVAVLSQVDVLLLLDVYSAGEAPIVGADTKSLARSIRLRGEVEPVVVDKDELAPVMQRVLQAGDMLITQGAGNVGQVSQQLAANNLYL; from the coding sequence ATGTCAAAATCAGCCCTGCCAAAAAGATTAATCGAAATTCCAGAAATGCGCCGCATTAAAAGCATTCACTTTATCGGCGTGGGTGGTGCAGGGATGTGCGGGATTGCTGAGGTAATGAAAAACCAAGGCTATGGTGTTAGTGGCTCAGACATTAAAGAAAGTCCGGTAACCAAGCGCTTACAAAGCTTGGGAATTGAAGTATTTATCGGTCATGACTCAAAAAATATTGCCAATGCCGACGTGGTCGTGGTCTCTTCTGCCATTGATCGCGAGAATCCTGAGATTCAGGCTGCTCTAAAAGCACAATTACCCGTGGTACGCCGTGCTGATATGCTGGGTGAATTAATGCGTTATCGTCATGGCATCGCCGTGGCCGGTGCCCATGGTAAGACGACAACCACGAGCTTGCTGACCATGATGATGACAGAGGCCGGGTTTGATCCTACCTATGTTATCGGTGGTAAACTTAATGCTTCAGGAAAAAATGCTTCACTGGGTGAAAGCCGCTATTTAATTGCAGAAGCTGATGAATCAGATGCTTCATTTTTGACCCTGCATCCTATGGCTGCTATTGTGACCAATATTGACCAAGATCATATGGATACTTACGGTAATAGCTTTGATAAATTAAAAGCCGCTTACATCCAGTTTTTACAAAATATGCCGTTTTATGGTCTGGCTGTGGTCTGCGGTGATGATAAAGAGCTGTTCGATATGATTGATGATATTGGTCGCCCAGTATTAACTTTCGGCTTAGAGCCGCACAACAATGTGCAGGCCACCAATGTACGTGTTGATGGCACTAAAACTCACTTCACCGTGCTGCGTAAAGACCGCGAGCCATTGGAATTAACGTTAAACATTCCAGGGCAACACAACGTACTTAACGCCTTAGCTGCCATTACTATGGCCACCGATGAGGGGGTGAATGATGACGCTATTAAACGGGCGTTGGCAAAGTTTGCTGGGGTAGGTCGCCGCTTTGAGCAGCAAGCTTGCGTGGCCAAAGATGACGGTGATGTTTTATTAATTGATGACTATGGTCATCATCCAGTAGAGGTGGCAGCGACTATTAAAGCGGCGCGCGCCAGTTATCCTGAGCGCCGTTTGGTGATGTTATTCCAGCCGCACCGTTACAGTCGTACTCGTGATTGTTATGATGACTTTGTGGCGGTATTATCGCAGGTGGATGTGCTGCTATTGCTGGATGTGTATAGTGCCGGTGAAGCGCCAATTGTGGGCGCTGATACCAAGTCATTGGCTCGTAGTATCCGCTTGCGCGGTGAAGTTGAGCCGGTTGTGGTGGATAAAGATGAGCTGGCCCCTGTGATGCAGCGGGTGCTACAAGCGGGTGATATGCTCATTACTCAAGGCGCAGGCAACGTAGGTCAGGTAAGCCAACAATTAGCGGCCAATAACCTGTATCTTTAA
- a CDS encoding D-alanine--D-alanine ligase → MPMTMTQSATNPTAIPVSATKASANAATTQDPSIFGKVAVVFGGNSNERAVSLDSGNAVLQALQSQGIDATHFDPKDQDVTELKNYDRVFNVLHGRGGEDGQLQGLLDWLGLPQTGSGVLASAIGMDKVRTKQLWHGCGLSTAPFAVLGADTDWQQIVNTLGLPLIVKPVHEGSSIGMSKVNTLDELPKAYEVAAGCGDVVMAEKWITGREFTIVIIDDEAYPVIRLQPADISNFYDYEAKYNRNDTQYHIPCGLSAEEEAHLQALSLAAFKAVDAKGWGRIDAMQDEEGNFWLLEINTVPGMTSHSLVPMAAKARGMNFEQLCWHILAQTL, encoded by the coding sequence ATGCCCATGACTATGACTCAATCTGCTACCAACCCAACTGCAATCCCTGTATCTGCTACCAAAGCTTCTGCTAACGCCGCCACGACTCAAGATCCAAGCATCTTTGGTAAAGTCGCCGTGGTCTTTGGGGGTAATAGCAATGAGCGAGCAGTGTCATTAGACAGTGGCAATGCGGTATTACAGGCGCTACAGTCACAGGGCATCGATGCCACTCACTTTGACCCTAAAGACCAAGATGTGACTGAATTAAAAAATTACGACCGTGTATTTAATGTGCTACATGGCCGCGGCGGTGAAGATGGTCAGTTACAAGGCCTGTTAGATTGGCTGGGTCTACCCCAGACAGGATCCGGTGTTTTGGCATCAGCGATTGGTATGGACAAAGTACGTACTAAGCAATTGTGGCACGGCTGTGGATTATCTACTGCGCCTTTTGCAGTCTTGGGCGCTGACACAGACTGGCAGCAAATCGTTAATACTTTGGGTCTGCCTTTAATTGTAAAACCAGTGCATGAAGGCTCAAGTATTGGTATGAGCAAGGTGAATACGTTAGATGAGCTGCCAAAAGCCTATGAAGTAGCAGCAGGGTGTGGTGATGTGGTGATGGCAGAAAAATGGATTACTGGCCGTGAGTTTACCATCGTTATTATCGATGATGAGGCTTATCCAGTTATTCGCCTGCAGCCTGCAGACATCTCCAATTTCTACGATTATGAGGCCAAATACAATCGTAACGATACTCAGTACCATATTCCTTGTGGCTTAAGCGCAGAAGAAGAAGCACATTTACAGGCACTAAGCTTGGCGGCATTTAAGGCAGTAGACGCCAAAGGCTGGGGCCGTATTGATGCTATGCAAGACGAAGAAGGTAACTTTTGGCTATTAGAGATTAATACCGTACCTGGTATGACCAGTCACAGCTTAGTACCTATGGCAGCTAAAGCACGTGGGATGAATTTTGAACAGCTATGTTGGCATATCTTAGCCCAGACGCTGTAA